CCGTCTTTGCTGGACAAACTGAGGCCGGATGGTTGAAAAAGATTGGCAAGAAAATTGTAAgtatcatttaaataaaactttatgtGTATACATAGACGTCTGTATATATcctattaattttaaattatttgtaaaaaatttcaggAACGCGTCGGTCAACATACCCGAGATGCCACCATCCAGACTATTGCCGTGGCTCAACAGGCCGCCAATGTTGCAGCAACTGTGAAAGGATAAACTCCAGATACAGAAGATCGGAAGTTGCTATCAAAGCATTAATGTaccttaattaaatttagtatttatttatttagaaaatagtAAACGATTTATGGAGATTAAAGTGAAAatacttgaataaaaatatttttccaaaaaaattacatatttttaattttattcatatatgtttttgttatggTATCACGGACAATTAGAACAAGTTCCTTTATCGTGAGATATCTAATATCTACTACTATTAAAACTGACGCTCTAGATATTGTTTTAGCAATATATAAGTGGTTAAGGGGGTATTCCGGTCTaggatttggaaaaaatcgattctttttttgcatattttgaaagtttagactttcaaaaatatgaccttggaaggatttttcaaaattcgaattgttttcggagatacagccgattttgtgacgtggcgtccgtgttcactagaattgtctcctaaactttaaacgtgtttttctcgaaactatttttttgaggtggttgacttgatatctcaagttctactgaaccgattcctttgaaatttggtatatatcttctttatataatgctctatcgtgtctgccttggatttccaaaaattttgatatgaagtatttttaaaaaattcgaaaaggtcgaaaaaatcgggtcaaaaaacaattttttttcaagtcgtcgccattttgttatttatttatgaattttttttttttaaatggtcaacccgataacgacatccttactaatgaagaatcgacttgtttgtgttttagatctatacaagggttgaaatcacgtcaaccaaGACGCACCGttttttgaagcccccactcACCGGCCCGTAtctcaagtaattttgtttttttttttgccatttttttttttatattataaaaatgtcaataaaaaacatataaaaaaatggatagtaaaaatgtttttcatttttttttattaaaattcatgcgtctagaccagaatacccccttaatagaAATTGCTGTTTTCAGTCAACTCTGAATGATGATAAAAACCAATCATTTTCGgcaaaaatttgttgctttttatttagtAATATGGTATTTTGGTAATAGGTCACAGAGACTAAAGGATCTTTAAATAAAGCTTGGAAACATTGCAACTCATTTTGATCATATGGTATTTATATGTTACCCAGGTGATTCCtaaatcatttgaataaaattacaCAGCTTTGACCTTACTTCATAGTGGTAGTTGAGaagttgtttgtatatatatgaataatcAGAGTGACGATCTGAGTCACTCTAGCCTGTATATGGTATTTGCGAACTAATCCAACGATTTTTGAAatatgcacaaattttacacaagtatttttctccccaaaaagctgttcatttgtcagaACGAGTGATAGCGGACCACAAATACAGAACGATTAAACTCAATTCCACTCAATTCAAAACTTTGTTTTGACGAagtttcttcacgaaatttggcatggattattatctaaggcaacgGTAGAATATTCCAATTAACTCTTCAGATTGGAGAACTATAGCGTATTACTACCCTACAAATGAACCGctaaaatcaatataaagatcttttactactgtgatcaaattgaaaggtgattTTGGTCCATTTCATCTCTTTCAAAATAATACCCTCCCGCTACAATACACTTCCAATTTTCCTGTCAGCATAGCACtttgaaaaatcctccgtcgtgatggccatcagagccttcttcgattcagcttttatatcctcaattgagtcaaaacggtgtcctcggagtggtcatgtggatttgctgaatagctagaagttacacgaaggtaaatcaggcgaatgcgttGCTTGCGACACGCTATTGGTTGAAAGtctggcgaaatgatcacgagtaaccaatgcagtatgagatggtgcattatcgcacttctttgtataataaattcagacataggaAAAAACGGAGAATTcgcttttagagcctcacaaaacgacgcgtatctcaaatactaataaatattttgacgtgaaatttaccATAGATGTCATTAACTGTACTAccaacttaaaattaaaaattcacccttcaatttgatcacagtaatataacattttttgttttaaccgGTGATTTCCAAAATGACATATCAAATTTGGTTTTCCGTTAACAAAAGTTGATCGTgggattaaaaaatatggtttAACACTCTCAAATAGGGAAAACGAAAAGATAATGAGGAAACACCTAATACTCAGAAAAACAATAGTTATGAAGTGTCGGCAATAATTTTCGTATAATGAACAGattattcacatatttttgtgtTGCTGAATTGAAGACTAAGAAATAAAGTAACAAATGCAACAAACGAAAgagagaaatattattaaaagaaatagcAAAGctacaaaaattcaataaacatgGGTGCTTGTCTGTGaagacattttaattaaatattcgcACAACTACCCTGCAGGAAAATTGAATCCtcaatatatcaaaataaacaaagtaTAGTCTACTTGATAAAATTTGGAAACTAAATCatttttgtataacaaaatatttattttcacactgttaTGTATTCAAAATTACACAactcaacaaatctgaaagAAAAATGTGCGATTTCGAATTTGAGTTTAAAACTTTTCTACCACGTTCaactatttttgtaattttaggtAAAAtggtgtttaattttttatttcagagtATTGAAAGTAATATCTACTTAGCAGTTTTGTTAGAGGCTCAAACTGGTATACAAAATTCACATATCCATATTCCACACTCTTTTCTTATGCGATAAATGACAGATTTAAGATCTCCTTAGCAGATTTTAGTTTGCATTAGGAGCTCTCTATGGGAAGATGGCTGAAAAAATGGGACTTTTGCACAGACCACATTCTAGAGTTTTAAGTGATAAGAAAGAGCACCGGCTAAAGCGTAAAAATAGAGATATTGAGAATAAAATTTCTATGATgctgcaaatacatacatacattcacatacatatgcacgtacatacatatgcacattcaaGTACACAGAGATCACCTGTCATAGCAGGAAATCCCCGACAACGCGCTGATAACGAAAGCTGACACTTAATTGTATTTCCGATGTGTTGACGCCGACTATAAAAACAACGGCAAGCTAGCTAACGATCAATAAACATAATTCGCACGTCAAAGGATAGAGTACTTCTCAACGGCCGTAAAATAAACTCACACTAACAAAATGaacttcaacaaaatttttgttcttctGGCTGTGTTCATTGCCGTCTTCGCCGCACAAACCGAGGCAGGATGGTTGAAAAAGATTGGCAAGAAAATTGTAAGTCTCTAaacttaaacatatttttgtacaaatttttaagGAACGAAGTATTTAtgaattaacaattttttccgtaaaattttagGAGCGCGTTGGTCAACATACACGAGATGCCACCATCCAGACCATCGCTGTGGCGCAACAGGCAGCCAATGTTGCAGCAACTGTAAAAGGATGAACTGAAGATGTGTGGAAGTTGCAACAAAAGCATTTATGTAccttaattaagtttaatatttatttatttagataaTTTTGTGACTGAAATACCGAAATAAAGTTGAGAATGAAATCAAGTTTTTCCAAGatttacatacttttttacttataattgttttaagagatttatttattgaagacattttttagTTCGACGAGCCGTCtgattctataatatttttctttatactaAGGTAGTCGAGCTTTGTTCAGAAAGTATCGTAAATTCTCTGTTTCTTAAGAATGTGTTTATATActcatgaatatatattttgtccccttcaaagtaatcagcgtttttccaatcctcaaaacACTTAAAAACTTAACAATTATTTCCTCAGATCTGGCCCCTTGTGACTGGTTTTTGTTATCAAAACTGAAGAGGTTCATGAAAACGGACGCTACGATTGAGACGATAAAAACTGTAGTGCAGAAGGGGCTAACAAGatcacaaaaatttttgttctgGCAGATTGCTTTGCGCAAATCGGGCATAACTTGCAGTTAATATTCTTTATTGACCGTACGATTCtttggcaagaactcatgatgcacaaCGTAACTGCAATTGAAGAAAACTCTTAGCAAAACCTTCACATTCGACCGCACTATTTTCTTGGATCATCCGGCAGCTTGGATTGAAAGGGTCCTCGCGACCCTATGAAAACATTTTCTACACCGATACCTTGGACTAAAGCAAGGTAGCTTCACCATATGCCACAGTCTATATTCGGAATGCGttcaagaacttaattttgttttacaaacacaattttataCAGATTCTTTGATCCCGTTTTGTAGTAAGCAAAAATCGAAGATGAACCAAAGCGCGTCCAAGCAAAACGAAACGTTCAAAATGGCCGACCTTGTCAGCATAAGTAAAGCAtatgagtaccaacataacgcaacaaaacaataaaaaatcgaatacACGTAGCGATACTTTTTTACGAACCAGGCCAATTGAGTGAAATTGATATTAACCCTATCAACAGATTTGTAGCAAACTCAGGGCCCCTTGCCGGTAAGCATCGGTCGTTTTAATCCAACCTTGGATGTTCGTGGCATTGACAACCGACGCGACGTTTCTAGCTGCCCAAGTGGATCACTTGTAACCTCACGAATATCAGCCTGATTACCTAACCTCACCTAGACTAGTTTCGAAAGTTCAATCAGCCTACGAATCTAATGCAGCATAATAAGCATGgcaaaagtatgtacataatattccGACGCATTTATCTGGGAAAAATCAATCTGGGAAAAATCAACTAATAAAAGTAAGCATTATTTATTCCGAATATAGGGCATAAGATAGAATTACACCCTGAACAGGtgatattaagtttgccacccAGAAGGAACTGACATGACTGGCTAAGTGGAGTTAGGTCTGTTCGTCGGtcagtctgtctgtatatacgcgaactagtcccttagtttttcagatatcgatctgaaatttcccTTTTTTTCCCGTAAAAATCAGCTATTTTGTCGGAACCGCGGTTATCCggcgactatagcatatagctgccatacaaattgatcgatcaaaatcaaagtaATGATTCATTGGGACACTTAACACACTGAAGAAACCATATGAATAATGGAATTTGCTATGCCATAGGAATAGATGTTATCAATGCTAAATACTTTTCTTTAAAACATCGACAGGATATTAGTCATCCTGTGATATAAAtggaattatatatgtaaatgcattgAAATAATATCGAATATTGGATATTCTCGCGAAaaaccataaaatatatttggtaTCCTAAAATTGTATAAAGAAATACTCATTTGGTCATAAATGATACAAAATGTAACCATTTAATTTCCCTGACCTTGAAGATACTGATTTTTCAAACTTCCTTTGGGATACCACTCATCCCAGTAATATTTCAAATAGTCtacaatttgaaaatatgtggGCCGTAGTGCAATGGTTAGACATTTGCTGCCCTACTCAGGATGACCTAGATTTCAACTCAACTTTACTTTtgtaaattacatttatatactgtgggcaaaaaatagtaagactttttaatttaaatttcgtgtgaaaatccaaaaaatttggcaCTAGCAAgtatgataataaaaaatagtcaGTCCGCGTATTTTTTCCCCATTTGAATTTTAGCTTAGACGATAGAGTGCTAATATATTTAGGAAACTAATTAATGTATGAGGTGTTCCCCATATGTTCAAAGACATTAATAgtacgaaaaaatttaattttgtatatacataaatatatatgcatacttatATGACTATAAATTTGTGAGCTTACTAGACTTATAATTCTTgagatatgtatacatatatgagtactACTTATCATGTTTGTCAGCACGtagatatttgaaatttttttaattaactcaaaggcgaataattcaaaatttttatgatgCTGAAAATACATGCATACCTACAACAAAGCTATGTACATTATTAAGCGTTGTATCGAAATAAATCCCCGCCAAAACACTGATAACGCCGCTGTCGCTGTTGTGTAGTTATTACGGGCGTACTATAAAGCCACGGTTGAGCTGGTGATCGATCAACAAACACAATTCGAGCGTCAACGAAAGCGGAAGCACACCAAGTGTAATAGCTATCGTACACAAatctaaaaacttaaataattagACAAAATGaacttcaacaaaattttcgttCTGATGGCTGCCTTCATCGCCGTCTTTGCTGGTCAAACCGAGGCAGGATGGTTAAAAAAGATTGGCAAGAAAATTGTAAGTTAGAAAAGTAACTCAAGACTAAACTAGATATATTACTAACTAATCTCAATTTCATTCCTAAATTTCAGGAGCGCGTTGGTCAACATACACGAGACGCCTCAATCCAGACCATCGCTGTGGCCCAACAGGCAGCCAATGTGGCAGCAACATTGAAGGGATAAGCTGAATGCTTTCCTGCCCCAAATatatgtttacaatttttatagcttaatttaaattaatattatttattagacATTTTTGTGACTGATTTATGAGTAGTAAAACAGAagaagtattttattaaaatacaatattgacaaaaaatataCGGATTCTTTacatttcttaataaaatttccgCTATTCTTCGATTAGATATTTTCTGGTTTAGTAGGTGTCttaaatataactttaatataacatttaaatagttgtgaatttaaaaaatattgccgTGAGGCAAACAACGAGAAAATCGTGTgctttgcaaataaaataaaattttaccaaaGAACCCAATAGCCGACCATATATGATAATAACCTAATATATGGATATCGTTTGACTACAGAGAGTGCAGTTGGTTCCAATTTTCGAAGGGAatctttagaaaaaaaatgagattttcaagaaatttaaatCTAATCTAGAGGAAACTGCCGTTAATAGTAAAAGTTAccataaattgtaataaaatagttTACCTTTTTGATGGTGATGGTTTCAAGTATTCTCCATTAGCCCCTAACTTTCTATACTACAATTAAAAATCAATGCAGGTAAACTAGTTTGCAGCCATTCAGTTGAGGTTTATACAGACTCGTGGTCCATATTATGGCAATCCAATAAAATTGTGTGAATCTAATTACAACGGTTGTCCACCTCATATCATATTTGCCAATGGAATAATACGAATACAAATATAGCTCAAGACTTAGAAAGCCATAAACATCATGAGATATGTGTTTAATGTTTGGACAGcaacatacattgtgacaaaaaggtacacggaaattgtaaataaaaccgtaaaaattaaattaattatcaatatttattttgtcgctttcAAGGTAATCCCCATcatcgaattttgttttatctcttcgatcgattgaaaacggattccacggagcggcgatttcagtttgaggaacaagaaaaaatcgcatGGAGATAAATCTGGTGAATATAGTGATTGATCGATGGCATTCAAtgcttttttggctttaaattcgatcacaatCGTGGTTGGATgcaatggtgcattatcatcgtgtaaaatccatgatttgttcttccacaattccagcCGTTTTCGGCGGATGTACGGTCAaataaaattccttttttacCGTCTGTCCCTTCAGAATAAATTTATGAAGCACCAAACCACGCATATcgaaaaaagacaatgagcagcACCTTGATggcgtgtttttgtttttcgttttgtttcaGCTCATattttttcctccattccgatgattgttgtttgtttgcatgtcaaacttagaaacccatgtctcatcggcagttgtACCCGTAaggctctccatgaatgtgggatcgaaaTTCGCACGATCGTGCATGTCCAAGGAGACCTGTTTAcagtaatcttttttaaaaggAATTCggctttatcggaacgagtcgagcGAGAACGCGTTTTATTCCCAACATATCCACCAAAGTCTTTCCAACGGACTcgtgagagatgtcgagctctcttgccatctctctaataaTTGCCGGACAATTTTTAAGCACTATAACCTtcacatttttaatacatatgtatatccattagTTGAAGTAGTCAAAGAATGTCCAGAACCaggtatgtcttcaacgatctctcgaccgtatttgaaggctttgtaccacttgtgtttttgataaaactgtatCACCGGAAggtttttccaacattcgcaacgattccgcacacgaaatttggttagaaatacaaaatttgagacaacttcTTTCTTcggtacatatattcaaataaaaccCGTCATTGTGGGAACTACCTTCATATAGATCTTTGTACATAACATAAATATCataataaatatacttaaaagaTTATTCTTGTCAAATAAATCTTTCAATACATTtctgaaaaaagagaaaaatgccAGTTTCTAGTAAAATGCTTtggtaacatacatacatatgtatatatacctgaAATTTAACTTTCGGATCCAAAAATATTAAGCTCTCGgacttaattaaaacaaatcagtaaatatcaaaaagtttacagacCGAAATCCAGTTCTTCAATGTACTCTTTCTTGAGTTACCGACGGTTATTTACACAGGTGTTTCCCAAAATGACGTTAGTAAAGAGATttgacattttgaaaaaaaaaaaaaatataaatgaaagcaATACGAAACTGTGATAAAGAGGAATCACCTAATACCaagaaaagcaattaaaatgacGTCGCACCAATAGTTCGCGAATAAAATGCAGTTCGGCAACCTTCTTTGTATTGTTGGATTCTAAGTAAGTGACGAACGAAAGTTACGAAAATTATGACAAAGAAATAGCGAAACCACGAACATTCATTAAATATGTGTACACTCAAATATATGCGTCTGTAGCTCCATGTATGATTAATTATTCACAAaaataccctgtaggaaaatttaATCATCACTCTCGATCACTCAAATGAAATAAGCTGACTAATTAAACTAGagaaaaactattatttattaaaaataaacaaattattatatttaattaacattatGTTGAGAAAACAACCCATTTGGTCATTCATCAaaacatttcttttaaaaacatttaaaaagtgatttcataaataatgaaaatataaagctTTAAATTCGATATTTGCGAACATTATGACTCGcctaacaaattttataaacaaacttcttaaaaaaagtataagAATAATCCGAACTACAGTTTGAGGACACCAATACGCTAAGTCAATTAATTTTGAAGCAATAAATTGTTCACTAATATCAATTTTAGTAACGAAAAgtttatcaaaattatttaaaaataattattttttagtaatgaaaaatttagcaaaaaataatttttttatgaatatatatcGGATATGAAATCAAATAGTTCAAAAATTGTGTCCTCCATCGAAAGTAATTCCGAAATAGACATTAAAACTTTTTCGTTGACATAATTTTACTGAAATCTTAGTTAATACTTTTCCTACAGGGCATTCTCAATGAATACAGTTATGTTTATAAGTATAAACGCATTTATGAATGAAGCTGAGCTGAATTAATTGAGCTCTTTGTTTACGTGCCTTTACTcataaaatttactaccaacGTAGGTAtgagcatatgtatgtgtgatggatGACGATTAAAgtgattttttgtttccgaagcTCAAAGTGTAAATAACCGAGGCGTTTCTTTGTAGGTGAATTTCATTTGTTATTGTCAAAGTTTGGGGAACCTAACGATGATTCAAAATTAGCCCAAAAAACAATGATTGATAATAGAAGCTGCttcttgtatttaaaaattcagtaattGGCCCCAAATGTGAGTAATGACTATTAGGGGAAGCCTGTAATGTCAGTGACCAAAGAGATGGAAAATAAGATACACATTTCGAACATGAAACCAGGTTTTGCAAGCACCAAGTACACATAACGCTAACTAACGGGTGATCCACGTataagtacttttttcaatagactttgaatagataatattcgaccgaatagaccactgCCAGcgcacagtgaagaaaatatagcagccgtagctgagagtgttcaCGAAGACCGTGGGATTATGtcggcgtcgttcgcagcaactcggaccgAAGTATGTAACGTGCgttttacgttgagatcttaaattgtaAGCCattaaaatacagcttgtgcaaaaactgaatcCATTCGAACTTCCCAAGCGATATAACTTCACTTTATGGGTTCTTGGTTAGTTCCAAAaatatccgacgttttcgtgctaaattttgttcagcgaaaaGGCCCATCTCTGGCTCAATGGGCATGTAAACAAGCGAAAAGccacatttgagacgaagagcaaattgaagagattcaagagctgtcattttatcCTGAaaaaacagtttggtgtggaTTGTGGGGCATATTTcggttatcgcgccatgataactgactttttgatgtctgaaattgaaattggtgatctcggcgacatttggtttcaacaagacggcgtcacttccacattgcatcaattaatggatttattgaaataacaccttagtgagcagataatttcacgttttgggccggtcgattggccactaagatcatgtgatatcaaaCATTTAGACATatttttcctgtagggatatgtaaagtctaaagtctatgcggacaatcccgcttcaggccagttaccagtcgaaatgctcgaacgagtcatcgaaaactgaACGCATTGAACATTTAAaatagataatcttcaaaaaataaatgccaaagaattttctttcgaatgataataaacataccTCATtcgatttgaagtttctatgtttttgtttttttttttttaaagttagggaacctcgaaaggGACCACTCTTTATATAACATAAGCCGCTTGTTAACTCAATTTTCGACTTTCTTCGTGCTTTCGGTGCTTTAATTTACTTGCATAACGCGAATAATTCAGCAGGAAAAACGATTTTTCATACCACACATTAGCACTCACTTTTGAACTAATAACCTGTCCAATAAATTATTGCGGTGCCCCTCTCTCTATTTAACTGAAGGGGTTATTCTTGTGAattacaaaaaatcgatttgttatctaatatgtacatatatcgaataatacaatatatttgagaatattctctgaaaattttaagttgatcAAAGAAATTGTTCTTGGATATAATAATCGATTTGTCAGGTAAAgatcgaagaaataaaattatgacaATAACTTTTTCACAAAAGAGGAGTTTTTTTGAAGTCGCCATTTTgtcgaaacaaaaaattttaaccagATCTTCGATTATTATCCATATTCATTTGCagtattaataactttttttgggATTTGGATTTGTGATAATTTGAAAAAGGAACATCTTCCTCACCGACAAACACTTTTTGTCGGAGaatttagcaatattttttatttattgagttaTTTTAAGCTGAGGTTGAAACAGCTCGGCAGTCATATGTACATTCGATTAACCAGGAGACATGCCGGGATTGACATTAGTGCCTCTTCAAA
The sequence above is drawn from the Bactrocera tryoni isolate S06 chromosome 1, CSIRO_BtryS06_freeze2, whole genome shotgun sequence genome and encodes:
- the LOC120767391 gene encoding cecropin-1-like produces the protein MNFTKIFVLLAVFVAVFAGQTEAGWLKKIGKKIERVGQHTRDATIQTIAVAQQAANVAATVKG
- the LOC120767396 gene encoding cecropin-1-like; the encoded protein is MNFNKIFVLLAVFIAVFAAQTEAGWLKKIGKKIERVGQHTRDATIQTIAVAQQAANVAATVKG
- the LOC120767442 gene encoding cecropin-1-like — encoded protein: MNFNKIFVLMAAFIAVFAGQTEAGWLKKIGKKIERVGQHTRDASIQTIAVAQQAANVAATLKG